In Rhizobium sp. ARZ01, a genomic segment contains:
- a CDS encoding aminoacyl-tRNA deacylase produces MTIAKKLQDYIDREGIAYDTVAHHRTATSSQSAQAAHVPGRRLAKSVVVHHEMGYVLAVVPSTHRIELSTLQDVMDRRLGLASEEEVSSLFSDCDEGAVPPVGLAYDVPVILDESLENASDVYFEGGDHRTLVHVSGPAFRALTKNAQVARFSHPA; encoded by the coding sequence ATGACGATCGCCAAGAAGCTACAGGACTATATAGACCGCGAAGGTATCGCATATGATACCGTCGCCCATCACAGAACCGCTACCAGCAGTCAATCTGCGCAGGCGGCTCATGTTCCAGGCAGGAGATTGGCCAAGAGCGTGGTCGTGCACCATGAGATGGGCTACGTCCTTGCTGTGGTTCCGAGCACCCACCGGATCGAGCTGTCCACCCTCCAGGATGTCATGGACCGGCGACTTGGCCTTGCCTCGGAGGAGGAGGTCAGTTCGCTCTTTTCTGATTGCGACGAAGGTGCGGTTCCGCCCGTCGGGCTGGCTTATGATGTACCGGTCATCCTCGACGAGAGCCTCGAAAACGCCAGCGACGTCTATTTCGAGGGGGGAGATCACAGGACGCTGGTGCATGTCAGCGGCCCGGCTTTCCGCGCCCTGACAAAGAACGCCCAGGTCGCCCGGTTCAGCCATCCGGCCTAG